One part of the Sphingopyxis sp. TUF1 genome encodes these proteins:
- a CDS encoding SDR family NAD(P)-dependent oxidoreductase — protein MSEQPKFDLTGRVALVTGASSGLGAGFAKALAAAGAKVVLAARRADKLAEQVAAIEAAGGQAIAVSMDVTDEASTKAAYDAAEAAFGTVDTIVANAGVATEKNAMGLSVEDVDFLLAANVRGVFLTANEGAKRLDQAGSREKQHGRIVLIGSITAEKVFPATSVYGATKAAVRHLGKALAREWARRGICVNVIQPGYFASEMTSDLFESETGAAMVKSFPRQRMRPATDLHAPLLLLCSDAAAGITGSVFTIDDGQTL, from the coding sequence ATGTCCGAACAACCGAAATTCGATCTGACAGGGCGCGTGGCGCTGGTAACGGGGGCCTCGTCGGGGCTGGGTGCGGGTTTTGCGAAGGCGCTCGCCGCGGCAGGCGCCAAGGTGGTGCTCGCCGCGCGGCGCGCCGACAAGCTGGCCGAGCAAGTCGCGGCGATCGAGGCGGCGGGCGGGCAGGCGATCGCGGTCAGCATGGACGTCACCGACGAAGCGTCGACCAAGGCGGCCTATGACGCCGCCGAAGCAGCCTTTGGCACGGTCGACACGATCGTCGCCAACGCCGGGGTAGCGACCGAAAAAAATGCGATGGGCCTGTCGGTCGAGGATGTCGATTTCCTACTCGCCGCCAATGTCCGCGGCGTGTTCCTGACCGCAAACGAAGGCGCGAAGCGCCTCGACCAGGCCGGAAGCCGCGAGAAGCAGCATGGCCGCATCGTGCTGATCGGATCGATCACCGCGGAGAAAGTCTTTCCCGCCACCTCGGTCTATGGCGCGACCAAGGCGGCGGTGCGCCATCTGGGCAAGGCGCTGGCGCGCGAATGGGCGCGGCGCGGGATTTGCGTCAATGTCATCCAGCCCGGCTATTTCGCGTCCGAAATGACCTCAGACCTGTTCGAAAGCGAAACCGGCGCGGCGATGGTGAAAAGCTTTCCGCGCCAGCGGATGCGCCCCGCAACCGACCTGCACGCGCCGTTGCTGTTGCTTTGCTCCGACGCCGCTGCGGGTATCACGGGGAGCGTCTTCACAATCGACGACG
- a CDS encoding DJ-1/PfpI family protein, producing the protein MQIAVLTLDGFNELDSFVAAAILNRLRAQGWAAHITAPTPRVTSMNGVTVERQKPLEFVREADAVIIGSGMRTRDHAADADLLARIRLDPERQLIGAQCSGTLLLAKLGLIGDLPACTDLITKPWVIEAGIDVLDAPFVAHGNVATAGGCLASQYLAAWMIARRAGTDEAEAALHYVAPVGEKEPYVAQGMAAVRPFLPAEAAAASAPAQMLPAGA; encoded by the coding sequence ATGCAGATCGCTGTTTTGACGCTCGACGGTTTCAATGAACTGGACAGCTTCGTCGCCGCAGCGATCCTCAATCGGCTGCGCGCGCAGGGCTGGGCCGCACACATCACCGCGCCGACGCCGCGGGTCACGTCGATGAACGGCGTGACGGTCGAACGGCAAAAGCCGCTGGAGTTCGTCCGAGAGGCCGATGCGGTGATCATCGGCAGCGGGATGCGCACGCGCGACCATGCCGCCGATGCCGACCTCCTCGCGCGCATCCGGCTCGACCCCGAACGCCAGCTGATCGGCGCGCAATGTTCGGGAACCTTGCTGCTCGCCAAGCTGGGGTTGATCGGCGATCTGCCTGCCTGCACCGACCTCATCACCAAGCCATGGGTGATTGAGGCGGGGATCGACGTGCTCGATGCGCCCTTCGTCGCCCACGGCAATGTCGCGACGGCGGGCGGCTGCCTTGCCTCGCAATATCTGGCCGCATGGATGATTGCGCGGCGGGCGGGAACGGATGAGGCCGAAGCGGCCCTGCACTATGTCGCCCCGGTGGGCGAAAAGGAGCCTTATGTCGCGCAGGGGATGGCCGCAGTGCGTCCGTTTCTTCCCGCCGAAGCGGCTGCGGCATCCGCGCCGGCACAGATGCTGCCTGCCGGAGCGTAG